ATGGTAAAATCCATTTGATTTGCACGTTTTTTTGTCAAATTATGTCCGGCATCATTATAATTTAATAACCAAGCGGGTTTATTTAATCGGCGCATAGCCACAAAAATTTCTATTCCTTGATACCAAGGCACAGCTCCATCTTTATCATCGTGACGAAACATAATTGGAGTATTAATTTTTGGCGCGTAAAATACGGGGGAATTCTCAATATAATGCAGAGGCTTTTCCCATAATGTTCCACCAATTCTACTTTGTGTTTCTTCGTATTGGAACATTCTACTCATTCCGCTTTGCCAGCGGATACCACCGTAAGCACTTGTCATATTAGAAACCGGAGCGCCCGAGTTAGCGGCTTTAAAAATATCTGTTTGTGTAACAATATACAGTGTTTGGTAACCGCCCCAACTTTGTCCCTGAATACCAATATTTTCTTTATCAACAAAACCTTTGGCAATAATGGATAATGTTCCGCTAACTACATGGTTATAGGCACTCATTCCGGGATAACCATCTTTATAATGAATATTAGGCATAAATACCAAATAGCCATTACTTACATAATGAATAGGATTTATTACAGATCGGCTTGGAGAGGGAGTATAATGATAAAATAAATTATCGGAATGTAAACGATAGAAATATACTATCATCGGATATTTCTTTTTAGGGTCAAAATTCTCAGGTTTATAAAGTAATCCCTCCACTTCTTTTCCATCGGTATTATTCCACTTTACCAATTCAACACTTCCCCAATTATATTCGTTTTGTTGAGGATTAGCTTCTGATAATTTCATTTCGTTTTTAAAATATAGAGTGCTCGACCAAAGGTTGTAATACTCTTTAATATTTCCTCTTCGCCAAATAATACGATTAGCTTTTTTTGCTTTAATGGGTGATAAATAACGATAGTTTCCCATAGTTAACTCCTCAACATTAGATGTTTTGAAATTAAGAGCGTAAAAGCCTCCTTGCTTAGTAGTTTTATTTTGTGCTCTGAGTATTATTGGAGTTTTGGTATCTATCCATTCTTGTTCAGGATCGAGTTTCAGATAACGAAGTTGTATATTGTTTTTTCTTCCAAAACCCTTGGTTAGATTACGTGTTTTTTCTTTTCCTGATGGATCGGCTATCCAAAGATCGAACTTATCGTAAAAGATTAAATTTTTATCGTTGGCTGTCCAGCCTGCTAAACCATAATCTCCCGGGTCTTGTGGATAATCGTCGGATTCGTCGTAAACAGGAACATTAATACCTTTTGTTAAACAAACGATATTTCCTCCTTTTGTTGGTTTTGCATACCAGCTGCTGTCTTCGTTAGCATACCAATATACATATTTGCCATTAGGCGATAAGCCAAAACGAGATTGAATTTCTTTAATTAGCAGGCTTTTGTCTCCGGTATTTACATCTACAGCATAAACATCGCGATAGCCGGGCATTTCCCACGACATTCTTTTTTTATAAGCTCTGTTATCTGTACCTAAAGCAATATTGGAATTACCTTTAAGCAGAGTACGAACTTCTTGCATTTCGGGAGAAGCCAACTGTATAAGTTTGTCTGTTTTTAAATGGTAAACACTTAAATATGTTCTTTTCTTTTCGCGAGAAAGCTGTGCAAGTTGTTGCGGTTGCAAAAGGGGATCTTGCCAGTGCCAAATATCGATAATTACTTTTTCTTCTGATAGAAGAGTATCTTTAATTTCTTTTTCGGGCTTTGCAGCAATACCAAAATATAGTTTTTCATCATCGCGAGAGAAATAAATTTTCCCGTTTTTACTTACTGTCCAATCGTTGGTAAATGCAATATTATTGGTATCTGCAATCATTTTTAGTGATTGCTGTTTAACAGAATAATTATGTAAGCGATAAAGTTTGTGTTTTGCGGTATCGATAGTGCTTAAAAATGCAAGATTATTTCCTTTGTTGTCAGCCGTAGGTTTGTTGATAATTCCTTGCAGTTTAAATACTTCTGCTGTTTTTTCTTTTTTTGTATCGAAAACAAATAGTTTAGATAGCGGCAGGCTGTCTCTTTCAAAAGTGCTAAATCCTATAAGTTTTCCATTCCGGGAAAGAGTATAATCTGCAACATTTTTAAACTCATACTTTGCTCCACTTACCGGATTCATTAGGGTTAGTATATTCGTCTTCGGATCGCTTTTAGGTGCTTTTTTCTTCTTTTTTGGTTTTTCCTTTTCTTCTTCTTTTTTAGTCGTGTCCTTTTTAGGCTTTTCAGCTTTTAGTAAAAAAGCCATCCAATTGCTTCCTTCTTTAGCAACTTCAACAGAAATTAGATTTGCATAGGATTCGAGTTTATCCATTTTAAGGTTTAGAATAAACAAGGAATCTTTTGGAAGGTCGTCTTTTTTCTTCTTTTTTAGTTTCAAATCGCGTACTTTTTTGTATTCGGCTTTCACTTTAAATACAATAAAATCTTCTGATTCAGGAAAAACGGCTTTGTATCCACGAGGAAAAACTTTTTCATTATTTCCATCAAAATCTTTAATAATAAGATTTCCGTCTCCGACTTGTGGATTAAGTTCGTAGCTAACAAAATTTCCGTTTGAAGAAATTATTGTAGACGAAACGCTTTTCCAGTCGTTATATATTTCCGGTGAGATTACTTTTTTATTTTGTGCTGTTAATAGTGTTTGGCTGATGAGTATAAAAGCCACAATAAGTACTGATTTTCGCATAGGTTTATGTTTTAATTTGGTTAACGGTAAGCTAAAATACAAATTTCTATGGATCAAACTTTAGTAGTCAGATTTTGGCTAAGTA
This genomic interval from Bacteroidales bacterium contains the following:
- a CDS encoding S9 family peptidase — protein: MRKSVLIVAFILISQTLLTAQNKKVISPEIYNDWKSVSSTIISSNGNFVSYELNPQVGDGNLIIKDFDGNNEKVFPRGYKAVFPESEDFIVFKVKAEYKKVRDLKLKKKKKDDLPKDSLFILNLKMDKLESYANLISVEVAKEGSNWMAFLLKAEKPKKDTTKKEEEKEKPKKKKKAPKSDPKTNILTLMNPVSGAKYEFKNVADYTLSRNGKLIGFSTFERDSLPLSKLFVFDTKKEKTAEVFKLQGIINKPTADNKGNNLAFLSTIDTAKHKLYRLHNYSVKQQSLKMIADTNNIAFTNDWTVSKNGKIYFSRDDEKLYFGIAAKPEKEIKDTLLSEEKVIIDIWHWQDPLLQPQQLAQLSREKKRTYLSVYHLKTDKLIQLASPEMQEVRTLLKGNSNIALGTDNRAYKKRMSWEMPGYRDVYAVDVNTGDKSLLIKEIQSRFGLSPNGKYVYWYANEDSSWYAKPTKGGNIVCLTKGINVPVYDESDDYPQDPGDYGLAGWTANDKNLIFYDKFDLWIADPSGKEKTRNLTKGFGRKNNIQLRYLKLDPEQEWIDTKTPIILRAQNKTTKQGGFYALNFKTSNVEELTMGNYRYLSPIKAKKANRIIWRRGNIKEYYNLWSSTLYFKNEMKLSEANPQQNEYNWGSVELVKWNNTDGKEVEGLLYKPENFDPKKKYPMIVYFYRLHSDNLFYHYTPSPSRSVINPIHYVSNGYLVFMPNIHYKDGYPGMSAYNHVVSGTLSIIAKGFVDKENIGIQGQSWGGYQTLYIVTQTDIFKAANSGAPVSNMTSAYGGIRWQSGMSRMFQYEETQSRIGGTLWEKPLHYIENSPVFYAPKINTPIMFRHDDKDGAVPWYQGIEIFVAMRRLNKPAWLLNYNDAGHNLTKKRANQMDFTIRMKQFFDYYLKGAAAPEWMIDGIPAIKKGKTLGLDLKENTILK